The following are from one region of the Flavobacteriaceae bacterium UJ101 genome:
- a CDS encoding uncharacterized protein (Belongs to the membrane fusion protein (MFP) (TC 8.A.1) family.): MKKIYSLLFTVPLLVIVSCSEEKKIERQSVEKVIETGNLESIKQKKAEISAEYNKLRDELSQLDIEIDKLDTVQRLPIVTTIEVNDTLFNHFLELQGSVETKKNIIIFPEYAGILSKVYVTQGQTVKKGQTLAKIDDGGLTQQLAQLEVQYQLAKTTYERQKRLWDQKIGSEIQFLQAKSNMEAQRKGMAAMKDQIAKTYVVAPFSGVIDDVITEQGSVVAPGSSQLFRIVNLSNMYIKTDVPENYLPTVKRGTPVQVYLPVLGETIHTNIRQVGNNINVNNRAFEIEIDVPNKNGMIKPNLTAQLKINDYRSDNAILVPQSVISENALGEQYLYVIEGLNEKSEAKVVKRIITTGLSQDENIEVLTGLKSGDQIISEGARSVKDGVKVIVKNF; the protein is encoded by the coding sequence ATGAAAAAAATATATAGTTTATTGTTCACGGTTCCTTTGTTAGTAATAGTATCGTGTAGTGAAGAGAAAAAAATAGAGAGACAATCTGTTGAAAAAGTAATTGAAACAGGAAATTTAGAATCTATTAAACAGAAGAAAGCAGAGATAAGTGCTGAATATAATAAATTGAGAGATGAACTTTCTCAATTGGATATTGAAATTGACAAACTGGATACTGTACAAAGGTTACCAATTGTAACAACAATAGAAGTTAACGATACGTTGTTTAACCATTTTCTTGAACTTCAAGGAAGTGTTGAAACGAAAAAAAATATTATAATTTTTCCTGAATATGCAGGTATTTTATCTAAAGTATACGTAACACAAGGACAAACCGTAAAAAAAGGGCAGACGTTAGCTAAGATTGATGACGGAGGTTTAACACAACAATTGGCACAATTAGAAGTACAATACCAATTGGCTAAAACTACTTATGAGCGTCAAAAGCGTTTATGGGATCAAAAAATTGGTTCTGAAATACAGTTTTTACAAGCAAAATCTAATATGGAGGCTCAAAGAAAAGGAATGGCCGCTATGAAAGATCAAATTGCCAAAACATATGTAGTAGCACCTTTTAGTGGAGTTATTGATGATGTAATTACAGAACAAGGATCTGTAGTAGCTCCAGGGTCTTCTCAATTATTTCGAATTGTTAATTTAAGTAATATGTATATCAAAACAGATGTTCCTGAAAATTACTTACCAACTGTGAAACGAGGAACACCTGTACAAGTATATTTACCAGTTTTAGGAGAGACGATTCATACCAATATTAGACAAGTTGGAAATAATATTAATGTGAATAATCGTGCTTTTGAAATAGAAATTGATGTGCCTAATAAAAATGGAATGATAAAGCCAAATTTAACAGCTCAATTAAAAATTAATGATTATCGTAGTGATAATGCAATTTTGGTTCCTCAAAGTGTTATTTCTGAAAACGCTTTAGGAGAACAATATCTTTATGTAATCGAAGGTTTAAATGAGAAGTCAGAAGCAAAAGTGGTCAAACGTATTATTACAACTGGTTTATCACAAGATGAAAATATAGAAGTGTTAACAGGTTTAAAATCAGGTGATCAAATTATTAGCGAAGGAGCGCGTAGTGTGAAAGATGGTGTAAAAGTGATTGTAAAAAACTTTTAA
- a CDS encoding ribonucleoside-diphosphate reductase (Provides the precursors necessary for DNA synthesis. Catalyzes the biosynthesis of deoxyribonucleotides from the corresponding ribonucleotides; Belongs to the ribonucleoside diphosphate reductase class-2 family; Contains 1 ATP-cone domain; Contains 2 DOD-type homing endonuclease domains.; KEGG: pah:Poras_1236 ribonucleoside-diphosphate reductase alpha chain), with protein MGDVSTKQKTYTYEEVLESSKKYFKEDELAATTWMNKYAVKDNEGKFTELTPDDMHKRMAKEFARIEANYHLEDKKEGLSEYGKNRKPLTEKKIYNLFKGFEYTIPQGSIMAALGNQYMIASLSNCVVVPPVYDSYGGICYSDQQLAQLFKRRCGAGVDLSGLRPNKANVSNAAGTTTGAASFMHRFSNTTREVAQNGRRGALMLTIDIAHPDVEDFVTIKQDLTKVTGANISVRLSDEFMNAVVNDTDYTLRWPIDSPDPEYTKVVRAKDLWNTVIRCAHNTAEPGLIFWDRQHWYSTSSVYPGFENSSTNPCSEIAMQGGDSCRLIAVNLYSFVENPFTKEAKFNFDKFYEVIYESQHLMDNLVDLELEAVDKIIAKVDGDPEPDYIKSVERKTWETLRDAGKNGRRTGLGFTAIADCVAALGLKIDGNDALAVIDEIMKVKLRGEFDSSIDMAIERGTFTGFNKKYEDTSEFVQMMQKEFKDVYERMMKYGRRNISISTVAPTGSLSMLAQTSSGIEPVFLLSYKRRRKINQNDKSAKVSFVDDLGDAWEEFDVYHKKLETWMQVTGESDIADSPYAGATAPEIDWMKRVELQALVQKYTTHSISSTINLASDVSVDQVGDIYIESWKQGLKGITVYRDGSRSGVLVANDDKKDKDKKDLESALENVAIQFKEHHAPTRPKKLEAEILRFQNDYEKWVAVIGLLEGRPYEVFTGKLEDAIYVPQYVEKGWVIKNRTEEGASRYDFQYMDKDGYRVTIEGLSRSFNKEYWNYAKLISGVLRHGMPITSAVDLIADLNLYDEHINTWKNGVARALKKYVTDGATMKDHACPSCEDPKGLVFEEGCIVCKSCGYSKCG; from the coding sequence ATGGGCGATGTAAGTACGAAACAAAAAACATATACTTATGAGGAAGTTTTAGAGTCTTCAAAAAAGTATTTCAAGGAAGATGAATTAGCAGCAACAACTTGGATGAATAAGTATGCTGTCAAAGATAATGAAGGAAAATTTACAGAGTTAACACCTGATGATATGCACAAGCGTATGGCAAAAGAATTTGCTAGAATTGAAGCTAACTATCATCTTGAAGATAAAAAAGAAGGACTTTCTGAATACGGAAAAAATAGAAAACCTTTAACAGAAAAGAAGATTTATAACTTATTTAAAGGTTTTGAGTATACCATTCCTCAGGGTAGTATTATGGCTGCTTTAGGAAATCAGTATATGATTGCTTCATTAAGTAACTGTGTGGTTGTACCACCTGTATACGATTCGTACGGTGGAATTTGTTATTCTGACCAACAATTAGCCCAATTATTTAAAAGACGTTGTGGTGCAGGAGTAGATCTTTCAGGATTACGTCCTAATAAAGCCAATGTTTCCAATGCTGCAGGAACTACAACAGGAGCAGCTTCTTTTATGCATCGTTTTTCTAACACAACACGTGAAGTAGCACAAAATGGTCGTAGAGGAGCTTTAATGTTAACAATAGATATTGCACATCCTGATGTGGAGGATTTTGTAACGATTAAACAAGATTTAACAAAAGTTACAGGAGCGAATATCTCAGTTCGTCTTTCAGATGAATTTATGAATGCTGTAGTGAACGATACTGATTATACCTTACGTTGGCCTATCGATTCACCTGATCCAGAATATACAAAAGTGGTTCGTGCAAAAGATTTATGGAATACTGTAATTCGTTGTGCACATAATACAGCTGAACCAGGATTAATTTTCTGGGATCGTCAACATTGGTACTCAACATCATCTGTTTATCCAGGTTTTGAAAATAGTTCTACTAATCCTTGTTCAGAAATTGCAATGCAAGGGGGAGATTCTTGTCGTTTAATTGCAGTGAACTTATATTCTTTTGTTGAAAATCCTTTTACTAAAGAAGCAAAATTTAATTTTGATAAATTTTATGAAGTGATTTACGAATCACAACATTTAATGGATAACTTAGTGGATCTAGAATTAGAAGCTGTAGATAAAATTATTGCTAAAGTTGATGGAGATCCAGAACCAGATTATATTAAAAGTGTTGAAAGAAAAACATGGGAAACACTTCGTGATGCAGGGAAAAATGGGCGTCGAACAGGATTAGGTTTTACAGCTATTGCCGATTGTGTAGCAGCTTTAGGATTAAAAATTGACGGTAATGATGCTTTAGCTGTAATTGATGAAATTATGAAAGTTAAATTACGTGGTGAATTTGATTCTTCTATCGATATGGCAATTGAACGAGGTACTTTTACAGGATTTAATAAAAAATATGAAGATACTTCTGAGTTCGTTCAAATGATGCAAAAAGAATTCAAAGATGTATACGAAAGAATGATGAAATACGGTCGTCGTAATATTTCAATTTCTACTGTAGCTCCAACAGGTTCTTTAAGTATGTTAGCCCAAACTTCTTCTGGAATTGAACCCGTATTTTTACTATCATATAAAAGAAGAAGAAAAATCAACCAAAATGATAAATCAGCAAAAGTAAGTTTTGTAGATGATTTAGGAGATGCATGGGAAGAGTTTGATGTATATCACAAAAAACTGGAAACTTGGATGCAAGTTACAGGAGAATCTGATATTGCAGATAGTCCTTATGCAGGAGCAACAGCACCTGAAATTGACTGGATGAAACGTGTGGAATTACAAGCTTTAGTTCAAAAATATACAACACATTCTATTAGCTCTACTATTAACTTAGCTTCTGATGTAAGTGTTGATCAAGTAGGTGATATTTATATTGAATCTTGGAAACAAGGATTAAAAGGAATTACTGTTTACCGTGATGGATCTCGTTCAGGAGTATTGGTAGCAAATGATGATAAGAAAGATAAAGATAAAAAAGATTTAGAATCTGCTTTAGAAAATGTAGCTATTCAATTTAAAGAACATCATGCACCTACAAGACCTAAAAAATTAGAAGCTGAAATTTTACGTTTTCAAAATGATTATGAAAAATGGGTAGCAGTTATTGGTCTTCTAGAAGGACGCCCTTATGAAGTATTTACAGGTAAATTAGAAGATGCAATCTATGTTCCACAATACGTAGAAAAAGGTTGGGTAATCAAAAATAGAACAGAAGAAGGTGCTTCCCGTTACGATTTCCAATATATGGATAAAGATGGTTATCGTGTTACAATTGAAGGATTATCACGTTCCTTCAACAAAGAATATTGGAATTATGCTAAATTAATATCAGGAGTACTTCGTCATGGTATGCCAATTACATCTGCTGTAGATTTAATAGCTGATTTAAATTTATACGATGAACATATCAATACATGGAAAAATGGAGTAGCTCGTGCTTTGAAAAAGTATGTGACAGATGGTGCTACCATGAAAGATCACGCTTGTCCAAGCTGTGAAGATCCGAAAGGATTAGTCTTTGAAGAAGGCTGTATTGTTTGTAAAAGTTGTGGTTATTCTAAATGTGGATAA
- a CDS encoding cystathionine beta-lyase (Catalyzes the transformation of cystathionine to homocysteine; Belongs to the class-II pyridoxal-phosphate-dependent aminotransferase family. MalY/PatB cystathionine beta-lyase subfamily.; KEGG: btn:BTF1_31991 cystathione beta-lyase), translating into MNQFDQINKNFEHKFAKENPRMLHYLFETQDVLPFWIADMDFTVAEPITKELKRLVDRSIYAYEFDAQSIFKAIVEWNKNRHNLFLDYKNFIQIPGVLTGIALLIRELTELGDGILIQTPVYHQFAQVIKKSGRKIIQNPLQIVDGEYKIDFIDLEQKLQSGKVKMILLCNPHNPIGRVWKLEELQKVVDLANQYNVRIISDEIHSDIIYSGHQFTSILSFNDSKHIALLGSPAKTFGMQSISNGYLYISDDETREQLKHTVESMHLNHGNAFTTFATIAAYQKGGPWLDDLISYLEETLSWIKEYLKKELPLITMYPAEGTYQIWLDFTKLNLSDDELKDFLVKKAKLGFAPGSWFDQNYGQFMRMNIASPLIKIQNAFKRLKTVYDENL; encoded by the coding sequence ATGAACCAGTTTGATCAAATTAATAAAAATTTTGAGCACAAATTTGCTAAAGAAAATCCTAGAATGCTTCATTACTTATTTGAAACACAAGATGTTTTGCCATTTTGGATTGCAGATATGGATTTTACGGTTGCAGAGCCTATAACAAAAGAGTTAAAAAGACTTGTTGATCGTAGTATTTATGCGTATGAGTTTGATGCTCAATCTATTTTTAAAGCAATAGTAGAATGGAATAAGAATAGGCATAATTTATTTTTAGATTATAAAAACTTTATTCAAATACCAGGAGTTTTAACAGGTATTGCCTTGTTGATTCGGGAACTTACAGAGCTAGGCGATGGTATTTTAATTCAAACACCTGTTTATCATCAATTTGCCCAAGTTATTAAGAAATCAGGTAGAAAAATTATACAAAATCCTTTGCAAATTGTTGATGGTGAATATAAAATAGATTTTATAGATTTAGAGCAAAAACTACAATCTGGAAAAGTAAAAATGATTTTGTTATGTAATCCTCATAATCCAATTGGACGTGTTTGGAAACTAGAAGAATTACAAAAAGTTGTTGATTTAGCAAATCAATATAATGTAAGAATTATTAGTGATGAAATTCATTCTGATATTATTTATTCAGGCCATCAATTTACTAGTATTCTTTCTTTTAATGATTCAAAACATATTGCTTTGTTAGGATCGCCTGCTAAAACGTTTGGAATGCAAAGTATTTCAAATGGGTATTTGTATATTTCAGATGATGAGACTAGAGAACAATTAAAGCATACAGTAGAATCAATGCATTTGAATCATGGAAATGCTTTCACTACTTTTGCCACTATTGCGGCTTATCAAAAAGGAGGTCCATGGTTAGATGATTTAATTTCATATTTAGAAGAAACACTTTCTTGGATTAAAGAGTATCTTAAAAAAGAATTACCTTTGATAACAATGTATCCAGCAGAAGGAACGTATCAAATCTGGCTGGATTTTACAAAATTGAATTTATCAGATGATGAATTAAAAGATTTTTTAGTTAAAAAAGCAAAACTAGGTTTTGCTCCAGGGAGTTGGTTTGATCAAAATTATGGACAATTTATGCGAATGAATATAGCATCTCCCTTAATTAAAATTCAAAATGCTTTTAAACGATTAAAAACTGTGTACGATGAAAATTTATGA
- a CDS encoding putative oxidoreductase CzcO (Involved in potassium and divalent cation transport. Enhances the transport activity of the cation/potassium transporter CzcD (By similarity).), which translates to MKIYDTIVLGGGQAGLSVAYFLRRTKLDYVILDDQKQSGGAWNQTWDSLRLFSPVEFSSLSGWMMPKGEEEYPSKEHFLYYLKEYEKRYDFPIIRNTRVHEVKKEGELFKVISQDEVFYSKTLVSATGTAQNPFIPYYPNQSVFLGKQFHSINYKNTNELEGKKVLVVGGGNSGAQILAEVSKVAKTQWVTLEEPFFLPEEIDGRYLFEEATRKFYGKASKNDKVSLNNIVQIQTVREARSRNVLNAVRPFESFYEEGVIWKDGTREHFDVVIWCTGFKANLEHLNSLGIIENGKIETRNTRSVKEPGVWLVGYGSWTGFASATIYGVGKTARQTVDEIIEIINL; encoded by the coding sequence ATGAAAATTTATGATACAATTGTATTGGGAGGAGGACAAGCAGGGTTGTCTGTGGCGTATTTTTTACGAAGAACCAAGCTAGATTATGTGATTTTAGATGATCAAAAGCAATCAGGTGGAGCTTGGAATCAAACTTGGGATAGTTTACGATTATTTTCTCCAGTTGAATTCAGTTCTTTATCAGGTTGGATGATGCCTAAAGGGGAGGAGGAATACCCTTCAAAAGAGCATTTTTTGTATTACTTAAAAGAATATGAAAAGCGATACGACTTTCCTATTATAAGAAATACAAGAGTTCATGAAGTGAAAAAGGAAGGGGAATTATTTAAAGTAATAAGCCAAGATGAAGTTTTTTATTCTAAAACGTTGGTAAGTGCTACGGGAACGGCTCAAAATCCTTTCATACCTTATTATCCTAACCAATCCGTTTTTTTAGGGAAGCAATTTCATTCAATCAATTATAAAAATACTAATGAATTAGAAGGAAAAAAGGTTTTGGTTGTTGGAGGAGGAAATTCAGGAGCTCAAATTTTAGCAGAAGTATCAAAAGTAGCTAAAACGCAATGGGTAACATTAGAAGAGCCTTTTTTTTTGCCAGAAGAAATTGATGGACGTTATTTATTTGAGGAAGCAACACGTAAATTTTATGGTAAAGCTTCTAAGAATGATAAAGTCTCATTGAATAATATTGTGCAAATTCAAACAGTAAGAGAAGCGCGCTCTCGAAATGTTTTGAATGCTGTTCGTCCCTTTGAATCGTTTTATGAAGAAGGTGTTATATGGAAAGATGGTACACGTGAACATTTTGATGTCGTGATTTGGTGTACAGGTTTTAAAGCTAATCTTGAACATTTGAATTCTTTAGGTATTATAGAAAATGGTAAAATAGAAACGCGGAATACACGATCTGTTAAAGAACCGGGGGTATGGTTAGTAGGATATGGTTCATGGACAGGGTTTGCTTCAGCAACCATTTATGGAGTAGGAAAAACAGCTCGTCAAACGGTTGATGAAATAATTGAAATAATTAATTTATAG
- a CDS encoding swarming motility protein SwrC (Required for self-resistance to surfactin, an antimicrobial lipopeptide surfactant produced by B.subtilis. Also required for swarming motility; Belongs to the resistance-nodulation-cell division (RND) (TC 2.A.6) family.) yields MSDQNTKKEKQFGLSTWAINNRMTIYVMMALFLFMGESAYYNMARENFPEIIETKIYVSSLYAGNTAEDVEKLITDPLEEELKNISNVVEVTSTSQEDYSIITIEFDENISVESAKQKVKDEVDVVVADPDWPLSNGAKVEPNVFDLNMSEEQAIMNINLYGDYTTKQLKDYAELLQDEIETIPEIKEASIRGAQELEVEVAVDIYKMMGANVSFDNVINAINNGNLTVSGGNLISNKQRRNIRVIGEIERPSDLENFVVKSQNGAVYLKDIATISFKEEDKTTYAREMGNQVVMLDVKKRSGKNMVDAVEQVYEKIKEGEETYLPSDLKITVANDQKDRTVNQVDDLVNNIIFGVILVVGVLMFFLGFRNALFVGFAIPMSMFISFMILQMLGFTLNTMVLFAMVMGLGMLVDNGIVVVENVYSLMDERGMSAKEAAIQGVSEIAFPIIISTATTVAAFIPLGLWPGTMGQFMIYFPKTLSIVLGSSLFVAIFFNSMLTAEFMKTEEGKITNKALFLYTAILVGTGVLAILFGKLGSGVFGFGALLIFAAVFLWLYRFLLEPAANFFQNRILTWMERVYKSFLSFALKGWHAIAFLIGTFALLVFSIMLVGMAQPKVEFFPENKPNQIITYIEYPQGTDIEKTNAITKDVEKKIFDVLKQYTDDDGYNYMVESAVSQVGEGAGNPQTDGGSTAEMPHKGKITVSMREYKYRRGVDSEDIQKQIQEAVKGYPGVSITVEKDAAGPPAGYPVNIEITGNDYDELIITANDIKNYIENTGVDGIEDLRLDVTKSKPGIQVEVDRKKAGELGVAVGQVGLQIRRSLYGEKSGTYKKDGDDYDIYVRFNEENRYNINSLFNQQIVFRDQLSGQLKQVPLSAVTEKKNVSSFTAIKHRDLKRVVTVYSDVLPGYNATEIVNQLKGELKGFKTPNGVKFSFTGEMEEQEDNMMFLLSALASGLGLIMLLLVFQFNSISKPTIIMIAIFLSFIGVFLGLVISGKPFVIMMTMMGIISLAGIVVNNGVVLLDYTELLISRKKHELQIPENIMLPKEHIYDAIVAGGVSRLRPVLLTAITTVLGLMPLAVGLNIDFFGLFKNLNPNIYFGGDNVIFWGPLAWTVIYGLTFATFLTLIIVPVMYYLVNQLKLWYRGKQEKKKRRSKFDDYFDDKAETGLDSIR; encoded by the coding sequence ATGAGTGATCAAAATACCAAAAAAGAAAAACAATTCGGTTTATCTACTTGGGCAATTAATAATCGGATGACCATTTATGTCATGATGGCTTTGTTTCTTTTTATGGGAGAATCAGCCTATTATAATATGGCACGAGAAAATTTCCCCGAAATAATTGAAACCAAAATATACGTTAGTTCATTATATGCTGGAAATACAGCTGAAGATGTTGAAAAACTAATTACCGATCCACTAGAAGAAGAATTAAAGAATATTTCAAATGTGGTAGAAGTAACCTCTACCTCACAAGAAGATTATTCTATTATAACGATTGAGTTTGATGAAAATATTTCAGTTGAATCAGCTAAACAAAAAGTAAAAGATGAAGTAGATGTTGTAGTAGCAGATCCTGATTGGCCTTTATCTAATGGTGCAAAAGTTGAACCTAATGTGTTTGATTTAAACATGTCAGAAGAACAAGCCATTATGAATATTAATTTGTATGGTGATTATACAACCAAACAATTAAAAGATTATGCAGAATTACTACAAGATGAGATTGAAACGATTCCTGAAATTAAAGAAGCGAGTATTCGTGGAGCTCAAGAATTAGAAGTAGAAGTGGCAGTTGATATTTATAAAATGATGGGAGCTAATGTTAGTTTCGATAACGTTATCAATGCCATTAATAATGGAAACCTAACCGTCTCAGGAGGAAATTTAATTTCTAATAAACAACGTCGTAATATTCGAGTAATTGGAGAAATTGAAAGGCCATCTGATTTAGAAAATTTTGTTGTTAAAAGTCAAAACGGTGCTGTTTATTTAAAAGATATTGCAACCATTTCTTTTAAAGAGGAAGATAAAACAACCTATGCTCGAGAAATGGGAAACCAAGTTGTGATGCTGGATGTAAAAAAACGTTCAGGAAAAAACATGGTAGATGCTGTTGAACAGGTGTATGAAAAAATTAAAGAAGGAGAAGAAACCTATTTACCTTCTGATCTTAAAATTACTGTAGCCAACGATCAAAAAGATCGAACCGTTAACCAAGTAGATGATTTAGTAAACAACATTATTTTTGGTGTAATATTGGTTGTAGGAGTTTTGATGTTCTTTTTAGGTTTTAGAAATGCCTTATTTGTTGGTTTTGCGATTCCAATGTCAATGTTTATTTCTTTCATGATTTTACAAATGTTAGGATTTACGTTGAACACAATGGTTTTATTTGCTATGGTGATGGGACTGGGAATGCTTGTTGATAATGGAATTGTAGTAGTAGAAAATGTTTATTCATTGATGGATGAAAGAGGAATGTCTGCAAAAGAAGCTGCTATTCAAGGAGTAAGCGAAATTGCCTTTCCTATTATTATTTCAACAGCAACAACAGTGGCAGCCTTTATTCCTTTAGGATTATGGCCTGGAACAATGGGGCAATTTATGATTTATTTCCCTAAAACTTTATCTATTGTATTAGGCTCCTCTTTATTTGTAGCGATTTTCTTCAATTCGATGCTAACAGCCGAATTCATGAAAACAGAAGAAGGAAAAATAACCAATAAAGCCTTATTTTTATATACCGCTATCTTAGTTGGAACAGGTGTATTAGCTATTCTTTTTGGGAAATTAGGGTCTGGAGTATTTGGTTTTGGAGCATTGTTAATTTTTGCAGCTGTCTTTTTATGGTTGTATCGATTTTTATTAGAACCAGCAGCCAATTTCTTCCAAAATCGTATTTTAACATGGATGGAACGTGTATATAAAAGCTTTTTAAGTTTTGCTTTAAAAGGATGGCACGCTATTGCATTCTTGATTGGGACATTTGCATTATTAGTTTTTTCAATTATGTTAGTTGGAATGGCTCAACCAAAAGTTGAATTTTTCCCAGAGAATAAACCCAACCAAATTATTACTTATATAGAATATCCACAGGGAACTGATATTGAAAAAACCAACGCTATCACAAAAGATGTAGAAAAGAAAATCTTTGATGTATTGAAACAATATACAGATGATGATGGATATAATTATATGGTTGAATCAGCTGTATCACAGGTAGGAGAAGGAGCAGGGAATCCGCAAACAGATGGAGGATCTACCGCTGAAATGCCTCATAAAGGGAAAATTACCGTTTCTATGCGAGAATACAAGTATCGAAGAGGTGTTGATTCAGAAGATATTCAAAAACAAATTCAAGAAGCTGTAAAAGGATATCCAGGCGTTTCCATTACAGTTGAAAAAGATGCAGCAGGACCTCCGGCTGGTTATCCAGTGAATATCGAAATCACAGGAAATGATTACGATGAGTTAATTATTACAGCGAATGATATAAAAAATTATATTGAAAATACAGGAGTAGATGGTATTGAAGATTTACGCTTAGATGTAACCAAGTCAAAACCAGGTATTCAAGTTGAAGTAGATCGTAAAAAAGCAGGTGAATTAGGTGTTGCTGTAGGACAAGTTGGATTACAAATTCGTCGTTCACTTTATGGTGAAAAATCGGGGACTTATAAAAAAGATGGTGACGATTATGATATTTATGTTCGATTTAATGAAGAAAATCGTTATAATATCAATTCATTATTCAATCAACAAATTGTATTTAGAGATCAACTCTCAGGGCAATTGAAGCAAGTTCCATTATCTGCAGTTACAGAAAAGAAAAATGTATCTTCATTTACAGCTATTAAACACCGTGATTTAAAACGAGTTGTAACAGTTTACTCAGATGTATTACCAGGATATAATGCTACTGAAATTGTAAATCAATTAAAAGGAGAACTAAAAGGATTTAAAACCCCAAATGGTGTAAAGTTTAGTTTTACAGGAGAAATGGAAGAACAAGAAGATAATATGATGTTCTTATTATCAGCTTTAGCATCAGGATTAGGTTTGATTATGTTATTATTGGTATTCCAATTTAATTCTATTTCAAAACCAACGATTATTATGATTGCTATTTTCTTGAGTTTTATCGGAGTATTCTTAGGGTTGGTTATTTCAGGAAAACCATTTGTTATTATGATGACAATGATGGGAATTATTTCACTGGCAGGAATTGTGGTGAATAATGGAGTAGTATTATTGGATTATACAGAGCTTTTAATTTCGCGTAAAAAACACGAATTACAAATTCCTGAAAATATTATGCTTCCTAAAGAACATATATACGATGCTATTGTAGCAGGAGGGGTTTCGCGTTTGCGTCCGGTATTGTTAACCGCCATTACTACTGTTTTAGGACTAATGCCTCTTGCTGTAGGATTAAATATTGATTTCTTTGGATTATTTAAAAATTTAAATCCTAATATCTATTTTGGAGGAGATAACGTTATTTTCTGGGGACCTTTAGCATGGACTGTAATTTATGGTTTAACTTTTGCTACATTTTTAACTTTAATTATTGTTCCTGTAATGTACTATTTAGTTAATCAATTAAAATTATGGTATAGAGGGAAACAAGAAAAGAAAAAAAGACGCTCAAAATTTGACGATTATTTTGATGATAAAGCGGAAACAGGTCTTGATTCTATTAGATAA
- a CDS encoding RNA polymerase sigma factor SigZ (Sigma factors are initiation factors that promote the attachment of RNA polymerase to specific initiation sites and are then released. Belongs to the sigma-70 factor family. ECF subfamily.) — protein MQNQIEQLYKPLFFYIRKRINNQEDAEDLTQEVFYKLAKSNQEEVENLKSWVYAIAKNTITDYYRKKKMITQEVEDISFPEDHEDHEASKELSQCVTSFVNALPEEDRAIMTLSELENVSQKEIAAQLDMNYVTVRSKIQRGRKKLKELFSDCCVILQGGKGSILDYEQKEDCKGKTSC, from the coding sequence ATGCAAAATCAAATAGAACAACTATATAAACCTCTTTTCTTTTACATCAGAAAAAGAATTAATAATCAGGAGGATGCTGAAGACTTAACCCAAGAAGTTTTTTATAAACTAGCTAAGTCTAATCAAGAAGAGGTGGAGAACTTAAAAAGTTGGGTGTATGCTATTGCCAAGAATACTATAACTGATTATTATCGAAAGAAGAAAATGATCACACAAGAAGTGGAGGATATTTCTTTTCCTGAAGATCACGAAGATCATGAAGCATCAAAAGAATTAAGTCAATGCGTTACGTCATTTGTTAATGCTCTTCCTGAGGAGGATAGAGCTATTATGACACTTTCTGAATTAGAAAATGTTTCTCAAAAAGAAATTGCAGCACAATTGGATATGAATTATGTAACGGTTCGCTCAAAAATTCAACGTGGTAGAAAAAAATTAAAAGAATTATTTTCAGATTGTTGTGTGATACTTCAAGGAGGAAAAGGAAGTATTTTGGATTACGAACAAAAAGAAGATTGTAAAGGAAAAACTTCATGTTAA